In Vanessa cardui chromosome 8, ilVanCard2.1, whole genome shotgun sequence, the following are encoded in one genomic region:
- the LOC124532024 gene encoding uncharacterized protein LOC124532024, with protein sequence MNYSREEGRQARRPILRSSDDVERMAIESSRARLMMQLLRKPDESSTEIGSYLRGKSNESARSAVRKQNFLAYPSIVQGLHWSPSVENYSGDSQTETAENLLNCNCYKCQLNRRHDWEHPMNINNYSFKENIVRFCDTSTMTRVLKDSGCGVSTPLSSTANTSDVSISTSDTTDVVKVLRPQAYTPAPILKKTEFGKEINHRVSINLEDTGRKRSDYEDLLNTLTKEPVTIIPFNSNSKGDLQNSRKVLYNEGISNLIANKTLPNFPFHATQIKSQMKLESSNRPVASKKRFGRKSTVIPYTHRTNSKYHYDCKDTNHLYKGNVEDHLIGSPIVVSLKKTMKNDRTHFVKLPRRVLTSA encoded by the coding sequence ATGAACTATAGCAGGGAGGAAGGAAGACAAGCAAGGAGACCTATTCTTCGCAGTTCCGATGATGTCGAACGGATGGCAATTGAAAGTTCACGCGCAAGGCTCATGATGCAGTTGCTTCGGAAACCAGATGAATCATCGACTGAAATTGGTTCTTATCTCCGAGGTAAAAGTAATGAGAGCGCTCGATCTGCTGTTCGGAAACAAAACTTTCTCGCGTATCCGTCGATCGTCCAAGGTCTTCACTGGAGTCCGTCCGTTGAAAATTATTCGGGTGATTCACAAACTGAAACCGCTGAAAATCTACTAAACTGTAACTGTTACAAATGCCAATTGAATAGAAGGCACGATTGGGAACACccgatgaatataaataattacagtttcaaggaaaacattgtaaggttCTGTGACACCAGTACCATGACGCGTGTTTTAAAGGACTCGGGCTGTGGCGTGAGCACGCCCTTATCTTCGACGGCCAATACTTCAGATGTTTCTATATCAACTTCCGACACTACAGATGTGGTGAAAGTTCTACGACCACAGGCGTACACACCAGCGCCGATATTAAAGAAAACAGAATTTGGCAAAGAAATTAATCATCGGGTATCGATTAACTTAGAAGATACGGGACGTAAGCGGAGCGACTACGAAGATCTTTTGAATACTCTCACGAAAGAACCAGTGACCATCATTCCTTTTAACAGTAATAGTAAAGGCGACCTCCAAAACTCGAGAAAAGTTTTGTACAACGAGGGCATCAGCAATTTAATAGCCAATAAAACGTTGCCAAACTTCCCGTTTCATGCAACGCAAATAAAGTCACAGATGAAACTGGAAAGTAGTAACCGGCCTGTAGCATCTAAAAAACGTTTTGGCCGTAAGAGCACCGTAATACCGTACACCCATCGAACCAACTCGAAATACCATTACGATTGCAAGGACACTAATCATTTATACAAAGGCAATGTCGAAGATCATCTAATTGGTTCACCCATCGTCGTTTCACTGAAGAAGACCATGAAAAATGATAGGACTCATTTCGTTAAGTTACCACGAAGAGTTTTGACTTCGGCATGA